Genomic segment of Sphingomonas telluris:
AAGAGCGGAAAGCGCCGGACTTCCGGGCGAGCCTGGTAAACGTTGGCCGCCGACGCTCCGATCATCCCCACGAACGTCAGGCCGAGGCCCACCGCGATTTCATCCGCTCGTGCGGCATGCTGCTGAAACTCATGCACGAACAGCATGCTGATCCCGACGATCGCGACGAGAGAGCTCCACACGAAGCGCTTGCTCGGCCGATGGCCGAGGAATGCCCATGCCATCAGCGTGCTGGGAATGAGAAGCAGGGCGAAGATGGTCGCGACGATGCCGGACGTGATGTGCCGCTCGGCGAGGTAGACGGCGTTGAAGTTCACGCAGAACTGGGCAAGCCCGAGGAACAGTGCCGGCAGCAGCGCTCCACGCCCCAGTCCCAGCTTTTCGCCTTTCCACCGCGCAACCGCGGCCATCGCAACGGACGCGAGGATGAACCGGTATGCGACCGACCATTGCGGCGGCACCGTGCCGATCTGGTCGCGAATGACGATCCAGGTCGACCCCCAGATGGCCGTAAAGATAGCGAATGGCAGGACGACGTCCGTCGCCCGTGAGTGCCTCACAGGGCAGCGATGGCGGCCGCCAGCCGCTCCACGGGTTCTCCGCCTTGGTCCCAGCTGGTGACCAGGCGAATTTCGCCCGGAGCCCAGTCGTAGAAGTCGAAGCCGGCTGCCCGAAGCGTGGCCGCTTCATCGGGAGTCGCGCGAACGAAAATCTCGTTGGCCTCCACGGGATAGACCAGGCGCTCGCTGGCGGCCGCCGCAATGGTCCGGGCAGCGGCGTTCGCCGAGCGGGCGTTCTCGAGCCAGAGGTCGTTCTCGAGCATGGCCAGGATCTGCGCAGCCATCATGCGGCCTTTCGAAAGGAGATGTCCGGCGCGCTTGCGGCGGACGGCGACCTCTTCGGCGAGCCCGGGCTTGAAAAGGATCAGCGCCTCGGCGTTCAGGCCGCCGTTCTTCACGAAGCCGAACGACAGTGCTTCGACGCCCGCTCGCCACGTCACGTCGGCCGGGCTTGCTCCCGTGCTGACGATCGCATTGGCAAAGCGTGCGCCGTCCATGTGAAAGCCGAGGCCGTGGGCCTTCGCGCGTTCGCCAAGGGCGCAGACTTCATCGGCCGTATAGGCCAGCCCGTACTCGGTGGCATTGGTGATCGACAGCGCTTTGGGTTGGACCTGGTGCACGTCCTTGCGGATGCGCGCGACCGCTGCATCGACCGCCTCCGGAGCGACCTTGGCGCCCGGGCCGTCGACGAGCATCAGCTTCGCGCCGTGCGTGTAAAAGGCGGGCGCCCCAGCCTCATCATTCTCGATATGCGCATCGCGGTGGCAGATGACCGCGCCGAACGGCGGGCAAAGTGCCGCCAGCGCAAGGCAGTTCGCTGCGGTACCCGTCGCGACCCACAAGGCGCTCAAGTCTGTCTCGAACAATTCCGAGAAGGCGCCGTCCAGCTTCTGGCTGAGCTCGTCGCCGTCATAGGCGGTGCTCAGCTCGTTGGACTTCGCAATGGCCTCGATCACCGCCGGATGGGCGGCTGCCGCATTGTCTGAGAAGAACCGCATGACGTGCCGAATGGCGGCGGCGGCACCGCCGGTCAATGGCAGCGAAATTTTGGGGCTTGCGCGTGCGCTACAAATGTAGCACGCTACAAAAGTAGCGCGAAAGGATTCCGAGTCTTATGCTCAACAAGCTGCCCCCAAGAGAGCGCCAGATCGTCGACCTGCTGTACCAGCACCACGGCGGTCTGCTGGTCGCGGAGATCTGCGAATCGCTCCCCGACCAGCCGAGCGGATCGGCCGTGCGGACGATGCTCAAGCGGCTCGAGGACAAGGGATACGTGCAGCGCACGGAATCCGAGAAGGGCTTCCTCTACAGCCCCGCAGTCTCCGACGCGGTCGCCCGCAAGACCGCTCTGTCGGACGTCGTCCGGGTCTTTTTCAACAATTCACCGGCCGGAGCGGCTACTGCGCTGCTCGGCATGTCCGGGCTCGACTCGTCGGAGCTGGATGAGATCGAAGCGATGATCGCCAAGGCTCGCGCCGCCAAGAACGGCAAGGGAGCGAAGTGATGGAATATCTGCTTTCAATCGCCGCCAAGTCCCTGCTGATCGCGGGCGGAACCCTGCTGCTCCTTAAGGTAATGCACCGGCGGTCTTCGTCAGACCGCAGCTGGGTCGCACACCTCGGCCTGCTGGCGTTGCTGCTGCTGCCCGTCGGCGCGCTGGCGCTCCCGGCACTGAACGTCGTCGGACCGGCCTTCCTCGCCACGGACGCGACGCCCGTATTTTCTCCCGCACACAACGGCACGATCGTGGATGCTCCCGCCGCGTCGGAGGTCGCGAGCAGTACCGAACCCTTTCAGCCTGCGACGGCAGGCGGCGGGGGCGCCGGCATCGATTGGCTCTTCTGGGCCTATGTCGCTCCGGCTGGCATGCTCCTTCTGCTCACCCTGATCGCGCTCGGTCGGCTGCGGCTGCTGAAGGCGAGGGCGAAAGTTCTGCTCGAGCCGCACTGGCTGCAGGCGCTGGCGCAGGCGCAGCACCGCATGGGCTTCAAGAACGGGACTGCACTGCTGACCAGCGATGAGCTCCGCTCGCCGATCAGCTGGGGCCTGATGCGTCCGGTGATCCTGCTCAACACCGACGCGACCAAGGCGCGCGACGAAGCCGAAGCGATCATCGCCCACGAGCTGGCGCACGTCGCCGGCCTCGACTGGGCGAAGCTGATGCTTTCGCGGATCACGGTGGCCCTGTTCTGGTTCAACCCGCTGGTCTGGCTGTTGGCTCGTGAGGCGCACCAGCTTCGCGAGGAAGCGGCCGACGACGCAGTGCTGGCAGCGAACATCGAGGATACTCAATACGCCAACCTGCTGGTCGGCATTGCGCGACACGAGTGCAACGGATTGCTGCTCGGTGCGCACGGCGTTGCGCCCGGCAAGGGGTCGCTGACACGCCGCGTGAAGCGCGTGCTCAACGCCGCGCTCGAGCGGGCACCCGGCGGGTGGCGGTGGAGCAGTGCGGCGGCGTTCTTCGCCGCTGGCATGACCGTTCCGGTTGCTGCTCTCCAGTTCGTGGCGCCGACCATCGCCTCGGCACAGTCGGAGGGAAGGTTCGTGGCCGACGCACCGCCTGCGCCCCATTCCGTGGCGAATGTCGCCGAAGCTCCCGCGCCGCTCGCGCCCCCGGCAGTTGCTCAAGTTCCGGCTCCGCCGGCCACGCCGATCGCTCCGGAGGCGCCTCGCGCAATGGTGGACGTGAGCGCAACCACGCAGGCGGCACTCGCAGCAGCGAGTCACGCGACCGCCGAAGCGCATGACGCGATCGATCGAGCGATTGCGCTGAAGGCCGTCGGCGCTTCGCCCGCCTATGCCCAGGCACTGCGAAACGCTGCGCCGAATATGCACCTGTCGAACGAGGACATTATTGCGCTCAGGGTGATGGCGATTACTCCGGAGTATCTCGGGGATCTCGCGCGATCCGGCCTTCCAAACCTCGATGCGGACGCTGTCGCCGAAGCGCGCGCGCTCAACATCGACGGCAATTACATCCGGGGAATGGCCGCGGCCGGATATCGTGGGATCTCGCTCGACGATCTCAGCCAGATGAAGGCGGTGGGGATCACGCCTGCGGACGCCGCGCGATACCGAAAGGCGAGCCGCGGTCTTCCGAGCGTGGACGCGCTGGTCACGGCCAAGACGTCCGGCCTGACGCCGGAGGACATCGACCCCGACGACGGCGAGTGACGCCGACCGACTGAACTAAATTCCGACTGACGACCAACCAACGCCCGGCCTCGGGCGAACGGGCGAGCCTTGCCCAAGCATTTTTGAAGGAGATTTGCGATGATACGTATGTTCGCATTCCTTGCCGCGATCTTTGTTTCGATCGTCGCGGTGACATCGGCCACTGCGATTGCCAGCGACGGCGGCCCGATCAGCTTCCGCATCGACGCAGACCGCGGCAACGCTGGCGAGGTCAAGGCGACCTTCAGCAAGCGGGACCGCAAGCACAACGAATGGTCCACCGGCATTCCGGTGAACCAGCTGGAAGGCTTCAGCGTCGCGAGCCTCCGGTCAAGCTCAAGCCAGCCAGTGCGTTTCGCGGTAGTCCGCGATGCCGGTCGGCTGGATTGCGCCGGTACGGGCAGTCGCTCGGTGGCTTCGGGTGGCTGCACGTTCGCGGCGAGCGCGGCGTTGAGCGACTTCCTCGCGAGCCGGGGCGTCCGGCGACCGAACGAGGATGAGAGCTTCTCGATGATGGCGCTGAACGTCCGCCGCGACTTGGTCGAGGCGCTCCATGCCGCGCGCTATCCCGCCCCAACCCCCGAAGATCTCGTCGGTCTTACTGCGCTCGACGTGAACACAGCTTACATTTCGGGCTTGTCCCGCGTCGGTTACAGGCCGCCGAACCTGGAGGCGCTTCTTCAGTTCAAGGCGCTGAACGTCACGCCCGATTACATCGAGGGCTTCGTTCGCCACGGCTATGGCAACATGAACCCGGATGAGCTGGTCCAGCTCAAGGCGCTCGACATCAGCGCCGATTATGTCGCGAGCTTCCAGCGTGTCGGCTATCGCAACCTCACCGCCGATCAGCTTGTGCAGCTGAAGGCGCTTGGCGTGACTGCGGACTATGCGCAGGCCGTGCAGCGCGGGAGCGCGCAGCTGCCTTCGCCGGACAAGCTGGTCGAGCTTCGAGCGATTGGCTTCCAGCCGCGTTGACCGCTAGCCGGCGCGCGGGCTCGCCTGCCATCCGCCTCCTAGCGCGCGGAACAGGTCGATTTGCGCGTCGGCGACCTGGCCGTTGATGTCGGCCACCTGGGCCTGCGCTTCGGCGAAGGTCCGCTCTGCGTCCAGCAAGGCGAGCGAGTCGACCTGCCCCTCGCGCTGCTGCGCGCGAACGATGTTCGCAGCGATCTCCGCCTCATCGCGCGCGGCCTTCAGCGCCTCGCGGCGGCGCAGCGCGTTCGCGTAAGCCGAAAGCGCCGTTTCGGTTTCCTGCAGTGAGCGCATCACCGTTCCGTCGAACTGCGCCAACGCCTCCTGAGTGCCTGCCTCGGCACCGGCGACCCGCGCTCTTGCGCGCGCGTGATCGCTGAACGACCAGCTGATCAGCGGTCCCAGCAGGAAGCCGATGGGATTGCTGAACAGGTTGCCGAGGCTTCCCGCGCTCGAACCCACCGACCCGCCAAGGGTCACCTGCGGGTAGAGCTCCGCCGTGGCGACGCCGATGCGCGCGGTTGCGCCCGCCAGCCTGCGCTCGGCTGCGCGAACGTCGGGCCTCCGGGCGAGCAGTTGCGCGCCGTCGCCGACCGGGATCGGGTGCGCGAGGTCGAGCGAAGAGGTGCGCGCGCCCGCATTTACGGGGAGTTCGGCGGGCGCGCGGCCGGTCAGCACAGCCAACCGGAAAAGAGCGGAATCGCGTTCGGCGGCAATGGTCGGAAGCTCCGCCTGCCGCTGGTTGCGGAGCGCGGCGATGCGCGCAGTATCGAGCCGTGTAGTCTGGCCGATGTCGACCTGCTTCTTCGTCAGGCGAAGCG
This window contains:
- a CDS encoding efflux transporter outer membrane subunit is translated as MKRLTIAVSALALAACSSGPDYVRPATASTAAGPFVAANNPSVQALAPVPDDWWRLYNDPVLDSLIADALAHNTDVRAAVARLAQARAALREIKVDRLPQGGVNAGVTHGRDVTESDASTSFDAGLQVAYEVDLFGRVRRNVEAGRADVGAADADADAVRIAIVSDTARAYADAASAAERLAVGQRIVSLLDESLRLTKKQVDIGQTTRLDTARIAALRNQRQAELPTIAAERDSALFRLAVLTGRAPAELPVNAGARTSSLDLAHPIPVGDGAQLLARRPDVRAAERRLAGATARIGVATAELYPQVTLGGSVGSSAGSLGNLFSNPIGFLLGPLISWSFSDHARARARVAGAEAGTQEALAQFDGTVMRSLQETETALSAYANALRRREALKAARDEAEIAANIVRAQQREGQVDSLALLDAERTFAEAQAQVADINGQVADAQIDLFRALGGGWQASPRAG
- a CDS encoding threonine aldolase family protein codes for the protein MRFFSDNAAAAHPAVIEAIAKSNELSTAYDGDELSQKLDGAFSELFETDLSALWVATGTAANCLALAALCPPFGAVICHRDAHIENDEAGAPAFYTHGAKLMLVDGPGAKVAPEAVDAAVARIRKDVHQVQPKALSITNATEYGLAYTADEVCALGERAKAHGLGFHMDGARFANAIVSTGASPADVTWRAGVEALSFGFVKNGGLNAEALILFKPGLAEEVAVRRKRAGHLLSKGRMMAAQILAMLENDLWLENARSANAAARTIAAAASERLVYPVEANEIFVRATPDEAATLRAAGFDFYDWAPGEIRLVTSWDQGGEPVERLAAAIAAL
- a CDS encoding M56 family metallopeptidase; the protein is MEYLLSIAAKSLLIAGGTLLLLKVMHRRSSSDRSWVAHLGLLALLLLPVGALALPALNVVGPAFLATDATPVFSPAHNGTIVDAPAASEVASSTEPFQPATAGGGGAGIDWLFWAYVAPAGMLLLLTLIALGRLRLLKARAKVLLEPHWLQALAQAQHRMGFKNGTALLTSDELRSPISWGLMRPVILLNTDATKARDEAEAIIAHELAHVAGLDWAKLMLSRITVALFWFNPLVWLLAREAHQLREEAADDAVLAANIEDTQYANLLVGIARHECNGLLLGAHGVAPGKGSLTRRVKRVLNAALERAPGGWRWSSAAAFFAAGMTVPVAALQFVAPTIASAQSEGRFVADAPPAPHSVANVAEAPAPLAPPAVAQVPAPPATPIAPEAPRAMVDVSATTQAALAAASHATAEAHDAIDRAIALKAVGASPAYAQALRNAAPNMHLSNEDIIALRVMAITPEYLGDLARSGLPNLDADAVAEARALNIDGNYIRGMAAAGYRGISLDDLSQMKAVGITPADAARYRKASRGLPSVDALVTAKTSGLTPEDIDPDDGE
- a CDS encoding DMT family transporter, which encodes MRHSRATDVVLPFAIFTAIWGSTWIVIRDQIGTVPPQWSVAYRFILASVAMAAVARWKGEKLGLGRGALLPALFLGLAQFCVNFNAVYLAERHITSGIVATIFALLLIPSTLMAWAFLGHRPSKRFVWSSLVAIVGISMLFVHEFQQHAARADEIAVGLGLTFVGMIGASAANVYQARPEVRRFPLFAMLAWSMATGAMLNVAFALTMAGPPVFDNRIGYWAGVLYLALPASVLTFSLYYPVVRKIGPAKAAYSSVIVPIIAMAFSTALEGYRWTPLAVAGAFLALGGMLGALTRGRNVVVPPDAA
- a CDS encoding BlaI/MecI/CopY family transcriptional regulator, whose product is MLNKLPPRERQIVDLLYQHHGGLLVAEICESLPDQPSGSAVRTMLKRLEDKGYVQRTESEKGFLYSPAVSDAVARKTALSDVVRVFFNNSPAGAATALLGMSGLDSSELDEIEAMIAKARAAKNGKGAK